Proteins from one Solirubrobacterales bacterium genomic window:
- a CDS encoding NAD(+)/NADH kinase — MRAAVITHHFPNDNVEPTLAALRAASVEFDCELIFDTVEPVGAHDGVEYLVNPELRAVEPDVAIVLGGDGSILRSLRTFAGTRTPTFGFNFGTIGFLTTAEREALPNGLKLALSGAFDTLDLPALRLKYGEIDVLGVNDVSFHRARDARVAEVAYGLAGEPVGRVRCDGVVAATPAGSTGYNLANNGPILAWGVEGYVVSFIAPHTLTARALVAAPGDVLGVTNAGRRDELEILVDGLMVGTLPVGETAEVSFEDNATLLAQLPGSNFYDRFREKFGKLAS; from the coding sequence ATGCGCGCAGCAGTAATCACACATCACTTTCCCAACGACAACGTCGAGCCGACGCTGGCGGCGCTTCGTGCCGCCTCGGTCGAGTTTGACTGCGAGTTGATTTTCGACACCGTCGAACCCGTGGGCGCGCACGACGGTGTGGAATACCTGGTCAATCCTGAGTTGCGGGCGGTCGAGCCTGATGTCGCGATCGTGCTTGGCGGGGACGGATCGATCCTGCGTTCGCTGCGTACGTTCGCCGGGACCAGGACGCCGACATTCGGATTCAACTTCGGAACGATCGGATTTCTCACCACTGCCGAGCGCGAGGCGCTTCCCAATGGATTGAAGCTTGCACTCTCGGGAGCCTTCGACACGCTCGACCTACCTGCGCTTCGCCTGAAATACGGCGAGATCGATGTCCTGGGCGTGAACGACGTGTCGTTTCATCGAGCTCGCGACGCGCGCGTTGCTGAGGTTGCCTACGGCCTCGCCGGAGAACCGGTGGGCCGCGTCCGCTGCGACGGAGTTGTCGCGGCCACCCCTGCTGGATCGACCGGCTACAACCTCGCCAACAACGGCCCAATACTCGCCTGGGGAGTGGAGGGCTACGTGGTCAGTTTCATTGCTCCTCACACACTCACGGCCCGCGCGTTGGTTGCGGCTCCTGGCGACGTGCTGGGCGTAACGAACGCCGGGCGTCGGGACGAGCTCGAGATCCTTGTGGACGGCCTCATGGTCGGAACGCTTCCGGTTGGGGAGACCGCCGAAGTTTCCTTTGAAGACAACGCCACGTTGCTTGCGCAGCTCCCCGGATCGAACTTCTACGACCGCTTCCGCGAGAAGTTCGGCAAGCTCGCCAGCTGA
- a CDS encoding 1-deoxy-D-xylulose-5-phosphate synthase: MSSGPLLPGIAGPNDLTGLGDEQLQQIAQEVREELIDTVGEIGGHFGANLGVCELSVVLHSLLDSPKDKILWDVGHQAYPHKMLTGRREELPTIRKYGGLAPFCATFESEHDIMGAGHASTSISYAVGLKEAMRLGQGEDGKVVAVIGDGSMTGGVAFEAIHNAGGLGTPIVVILNDNGMSISPNVGALSRYFNRVRMNPKLYKARDKAEGGLTKLPAGIGAAFERFGPAFKESVKAFWAPGLLWEELDFAYIGVVDGHDIGELRTAIEEALEADRPVVVHIATVKGKGFSPAEEGGLGGMEQWHAVKPMGITDRKPSPAGISGGLPNRPSPPQYTKVFGEAIVAEARRDPRVVGITAAMNSGTGLSIMQKEMPDHYFDVGIAEQHAVLFAAGLSLQGVKPVAAIYSTFLQRGYDQIVHDVCLQKLNVVFALDRAGLVGDDGPTHHGAFDIAYFRPLPNVVMMAPRDEAALVDMLHTSLVYDDGPVAIRYPRGEGVGVPLPSTPTAIDIGVGEVLTRGDGTVALLGYGSGAGLAQGAAQLLADQGISATVADARFAKPLDTELINELAAEHKLLVTLEEGVLSGGFGAGVLEHLADNGLPVQLLRVGLPDRYITHGAPALLHEEVGFTPDAVAKRITDRLSAKTPVDAS, encoded by the coding sequence TTGCACTCTCTGCTCGACTCTCCGAAGGACAAGATTCTCTGGGACGTCGGCCACCAGGCGTACCCGCACAAGATGCTCACCGGCCGCCGCGAGGAGCTGCCGACGATCCGCAAGTACGGCGGACTCGCTCCGTTCTGCGCCACGTTTGAGTCCGAGCACGACATCATGGGCGCCGGTCACGCATCCACTTCAATTTCTTACGCCGTCGGCCTCAAAGAGGCGATGCGCCTCGGCCAGGGCGAGGACGGCAAGGTCGTCGCAGTGATCGGCGACGGATCGATGACCGGCGGCGTCGCCTTCGAGGCGATCCACAACGCCGGCGGCCTTGGCACCCCGATCGTCGTGATTCTGAATGACAACGGCATGAGCATTTCGCCGAACGTCGGCGCGCTCTCGCGCTACTTCAACCGCGTACGCATGAACCCGAAGCTGTACAAGGCCCGCGACAAGGCCGAGGGTGGATTGACCAAGCTCCCGGCTGGCATCGGCGCTGCCTTTGAGCGCTTCGGGCCGGCCTTCAAGGAATCGGTCAAGGCCTTCTGGGCGCCTGGCCTGCTCTGGGAAGAGCTCGACTTCGCCTACATCGGCGTTGTTGACGGCCACGACATCGGTGAGTTGCGCACTGCGATCGAAGAGGCTCTCGAAGCCGATCGCCCTGTCGTCGTGCATATCGCGACAGTCAAGGGCAAGGGATTCTCGCCGGCCGAAGAGGGTGGACTCGGCGGCATGGAGCAGTGGCACGCGGTCAAGCCGATGGGCATCACCGACCGCAAGCCGTCCCCGGCCGGCATCAGCGGGGGCTTGCCGAACCGGCCATCGCCGCCGCAGTACACAAAGGTCTTTGGCGAGGCGATCGTGGCCGAGGCGCGCCGCGACCCACGTGTCGTCGGAATCACCGCAGCGATGAACTCGGGCACCGGGCTGTCGATCATGCAGAAGGAGATGCCTGATCACTACTTCGACGTCGGCATTGCCGAGCAGCACGCCGTGTTGTTCGCTGCCGGCCTCTCACTCCAGGGTGTGAAGCCAGTCGCGGCGATCTACTCGACGTTCCTGCAGCGCGGCTACGACCAGATCGTCCACGACGTCTGCCTACAGAAGCTCAACGTTGTCTTCGCGCTGGACCGCGCTGGGCTGGTCGGCGACGACGGCCCGACCCATCACGGCGCTTTCGACATTGCCTACTTCCGCCCGTTGCCAAACGTCGTGATGATGGCCCCGCGCGACGAGGCTGCGCTCGTGGACATGCTGCACACTTCGCTTGTTTACGACGATGGACCGGTCGCGATTCGCTATCCGCGTGGGGAGGGTGTTGGCGTACCGCTGCCCAGCACGCCCACAGCGATCGACATCGGTGTGGGCGAGGTGCTCACGCGCGGTGACGGCACCGTGGCGTTGCTCGGGTATGGGAGCGGGGCTGGGCTCGCCCAGGGAGCCGCCCAGCTGCTGGCCGATCAGGGAATCTCAGCAACCGTCGCCGACGCGCGCTTCGCGAAGCCGCTCGACACAGAATTGATCAACGAGCTCGCCGCCGAGCACAAACTCCTGGTCACGCTAGAAGAGGGTGTGCTCTCTGGCGGATTCGGTGCTGGAGTGCTTGAGCACCTCGCAGACAACGGACTTCCCGTTCAGCTTCTGCGCGTCGGCCTGCCCGACCGTTACATCACGCACGGAGCACCCGCGCTCCTGCACGAAGAAGTCGGCTTCACCCCCGACGCAGTAGCCAAACGCATCACCGACCGACTGTCTGCAAAGACGCCGGTCGACGCGTCCTGA
- a CDS encoding saccharopine dehydrogenase NADP-binding domain-containing protein produces the protein MMKQRDFDIVLYGATGFVGLLTAEYLAENAPDDLKWALAGRNPEKLSKVRADLAAKNPALADLPLIAADAEDATSLEELALSTRVLISTVGPYALYGEPLVKACAERGTDYLDLTGEPAFVDEMYVKYDAAAKTSGAKLVHCCGFDSIPHDLGAYFTVLQLPEDVPITVESRVRASGMVSGGTFYSALNGMGHAKQTIDAFRARRKVEPRPDGRKVGSVKPALRRDKQMGMWTAPLPTIDQFVTERSAAAVDRYGPDFKYGHNYAAKRLPTVFAGTAAVASLFVLAQIPPVRRRLMKMIPPGTGPSPEKRAKSWFRVEFVGTGGGKTVRTAVSGGEPGYDETSKMLAESALALALDVTPERSGQLTPVSAMGDALLERLPRAGIKIEVLEG, from the coding sequence CTGATGAAACAACGCGATTTCGACATAGTCCTTTATGGCGCCACCGGCTTTGTCGGGCTCCTTACAGCCGAGTATCTGGCGGAAAACGCCCCCGACGACCTCAAGTGGGCGCTGGCCGGGCGAAACCCCGAGAAGTTGAGCAAAGTCCGGGCAGATCTCGCGGCGAAGAATCCCGCACTCGCTGATCTGCCGCTGATTGCCGCCGACGCCGAGGATGCAACCTCGCTTGAAGAACTTGCCCTGAGCACTCGCGTGTTGATCAGTACCGTCGGCCCATACGCCCTATATGGCGAGCCACTCGTCAAGGCCTGCGCCGAGCGCGGCACCGACTACCTCGACCTGACCGGCGAGCCCGCGTTCGTTGACGAAATGTACGTCAAGTACGACGCTGCCGCCAAGACCTCAGGCGCGAAGCTCGTGCACTGCTGCGGATTTGACTCGATCCCCCACGACCTCGGCGCCTATTTCACTGTGCTTCAACTGCCCGAGGATGTTCCGATCACCGTCGAGAGCCGCGTGCGCGCGTCCGGGATGGTTTCTGGCGGAACGTTCTATTCAGCGCTGAACGGCATGGGCCACGCCAAGCAGACGATCGACGCGTTCCGCGCTCGTCGCAAGGTTGAACCGCGCCCGGACGGCCGCAAGGTTGGGTCGGTCAAACCGGCTCTGCGCCGCGACAAGCAGATGGGAATGTGGACGGCCCCGCTGCCGACGATCGACCAGTTCGTCACGGAGCGCTCGGCGGCTGCGGTCGATCGCTACGGACCAGACTTCAAGTACGGACACAACTACGCGGCCAAGCGCCTCCCGACCGTCTTTGCTGGCACCGCTGCAGTCGCCTCATTGTTCGTGCTGGCGCAGATCCCACCCGTGCGCAGGCGCCTGATGAAGATGATCCCGCCTGGAACAGGCCCAAGCCCAGAGAAGCGCGCAAAGAGCTGGTTCCGCGTCGAATTCGTCGGAACCGGCGGCGGAAAGACTGTGCGCACCGCAGTCTCGGGCGGGGAGCCGGGCTACGACGAAACCTCGAAGATGCTCGCCGAGAGCGCGCTGGCCCTGGCGCTGGACGTCACCCCCGAGCGCTCGGGCCAGCTGACACCGGTCTCGGCAATGGGCGATGCACTGCTTGAGCGACTTCCGAGAGCCGGCATCAAGATCGAAGTGCTCGAGGGCTAG
- a CDS encoding copper transporter, protein MIDFRYHAMSLAAVFVALALGLLLGVTLGDTSLVADARGGLEDSLKGDLNEARQASNDRKDQIKRQTEFMGAAYPQLVSDRLSSQRVATIGSAEVAQSTLKSVTRAVEPAGANVTYIAQLLAKPQYAKIADALDLNDVLNDETPTAAEADQLGRAVGRRLARGRNTTVMRRLVFSRLSGDFKRSRLFAYARQEPTDADTPEGKILDGFERGVVAGLSQQAARVAGVENTTTEPSNIEWYNSLGLSTVDDIQDFAGYYSLVSIFNGAKGDYGYKDTADSIVPQVGP, encoded by the coding sequence ATGATCGACTTTCGCTACCACGCCATGTCGTTGGCCGCAGTTTTCGTCGCGCTGGCCCTGGGGTTGCTGCTGGGCGTGACGCTCGGCGATACCAGCCTTGTCGCCGACGCTCGCGGCGGGCTTGAGGATTCGCTCAAGGGCGACCTCAACGAGGCCCGGCAGGCGTCCAACGACCGCAAGGACCAGATCAAACGGCAGACCGAGTTCATGGGAGCGGCATACCCGCAGCTCGTTAGTGATCGTCTGTCCAGTCAGCGTGTGGCAACGATCGGCTCAGCGGAAGTCGCTCAGAGCACGCTCAAATCCGTCACCCGCGCGGTCGAACCGGCCGGCGCCAACGTCACTTATATTGCCCAGCTTCTTGCAAAGCCGCAGTACGCCAAGATCGCCGACGCCCTCGATCTGAACGACGTGCTCAACGATGAAACGCCGACCGCCGCAGAGGCCGATCAGCTCGGCCGCGCAGTCGGCCGTCGCCTCGCCCGCGGGAGGAACACAACTGTGATGCGCCGCCTCGTATTCAGCCGCCTCTCAGGCGACTTCAAGCGATCGCGACTCTTCGCGTACGCCCGGCAGGAGCCGACCGACGCCGACACGCCCGAAGGCAAGATCCTCGACGGCTTCGAGCGCGGTGTGGTCGCGGGGCTCTCCCAGCAAGCCGCTCGCGTTGCAGGCGTCGAGAACACCACGACTGAGCCGAGCAACATCGAGTGGTACAACTCGCTAGGCCTCTCAACCGTGGACGACATCCAGGACTTCGCCGGTTACTACTCGCTCGTCTCGATCTTCAACGGTGCCAAGGGCGACTACGGCTACAAGGACACTGCGGACTCGATCGTCCCACAGGTCGGACCTTAG
- the recN gene encoding DNA repair protein RecN yields MLLELRIENLLLIERAEISLDRGMNVITGETGAGKTMLAHAIDLLLGGKSKRGIVRPGAGEAYVEGLFELPNGLLDAPEFAELRERLARPDAAEIAVGRRVTPEGRTRAYIEGRSATAADLQLLGGALVAFYGQHEHRKLTLAGAQLAVLDAFASGLAGNEHGERLAELSALHTAASELTGRLAELELVEGRRERELGLIEFELAEIEELSPEIAEEADLSAERDRLRSVDELRLAGESALAALEDEDAGVPGGTGASSLLAGAVKQLQGSSGADAELDELARRAEAVALELQDVTADLRLYAEGLAADPGRLAFLDDRLDGYERLKRKHGGSIESVLAHAEACRLDRDRLSGAGVQIEDAAARLEDVRARQKSLAAEVSSARKKAAPRLAAAVRERLALLALEGASFEVEISPISSDIRPTGADVIEFMIAPNPGIAPAPLRETASGGEMSRVMLALLTSGTAPADQTFVFDEIDAGIGGHTARAVGEQLRALGRDRQVICITHLPQVAAAADRHFQIEKSSRAGDARTDVRQLPEREIVNELCRMLGADADDAGAKKHARELLAAA; encoded by the coding sequence ATGCTTCTTGAGCTGCGCATAGAGAATCTTCTTCTGATCGAGCGGGCCGAGATTTCGCTCGATCGCGGAATGAACGTGATCACCGGCGAGACCGGCGCCGGAAAGACGATGCTCGCCCACGCGATCGACCTTCTACTGGGGGGCAAGTCGAAGCGGGGGATCGTGCGGCCTGGTGCTGGCGAGGCGTATGTCGAGGGGTTGTTCGAGTTGCCGAACGGCCTGCTCGACGCGCCCGAGTTCGCAGAGTTGCGCGAGCGACTCGCGCGTCCAGACGCGGCCGAGATCGCTGTCGGTCGACGGGTCACGCCCGAGGGGCGCACTCGCGCATACATCGAAGGTCGATCGGCAACGGCTGCAGACCTCCAGTTGCTGGGTGGCGCATTGGTCGCGTTCTACGGCCAGCACGAACACCGCAAACTAACGCTCGCCGGTGCGCAGCTCGCGGTACTTGACGCCTTCGCAAGCGGCCTCGCCGGGAACGAGCACGGCGAGCGGCTGGCCGAGCTGTCCGCGTTGCACACCGCGGCGTCCGAGCTGACCGGCAGACTCGCCGAGCTCGAGCTCGTTGAAGGTCGACGCGAACGCGAACTCGGATTGATCGAGTTTGAACTCGCGGAGATCGAAGAGCTTTCGCCGGAGATCGCCGAAGAGGCAGACCTCTCGGCCGAGCGCGACCGACTGAGGTCGGTCGATGAACTGCGATTGGCAGGGGAGAGCGCACTGGCTGCGCTCGAAGACGAGGACGCAGGGGTTCCGGGGGGGACCGGCGCCTCGTCTCTCCTTGCCGGCGCGGTCAAGCAACTTCAGGGTTCGAGTGGGGCAGACGCGGAGCTCGACGAGTTGGCGCGGCGCGCGGAGGCAGTCGCGTTGGAACTCCAGGACGTCACCGCCGATCTCCGGCTCTACGCGGAGGGGCTCGCGGCAGACCCCGGGCGCCTTGCATTCCTCGACGATCGGCTCGATGGCTACGAGCGCCTCAAGCGCAAGCACGGTGGGTCGATTGAATCCGTTCTGGCTCACGCCGAAGCGTGCCGGCTCGATCGGGACCGACTTTCTGGAGCTGGTGTCCAGATCGAAGACGCCGCCGCGCGACTCGAAGATGTCCGGGCGCGGCAGAAGTCGCTGGCCGCTGAAGTTTCCAGCGCGCGCAAGAAGGCCGCGCCGAGACTCGCTGCCGCAGTTCGCGAGCGGTTGGCCCTGCTCGCGCTCGAGGGTGCCTCGTTCGAAGTAGAGATCTCTCCGATCTCCAGCGACATCAGGCCAACGGGCGCAGACGTCATCGAGTTCATGATCGCGCCGAACCCCGGCATCGCCCCAGCACCGCTGCGCGAGACCGCGTCTGGCGGTGAGATGTCGCGCGTGATGCTCGCCCTGCTCACCTCCGGAACCGCACCGGCCGATCAGACCTTCGTCTTCGACGAGATAGACGCCGGCATCGGCGGCCACACCGCGCGTGCGGTGGGCGAGCAGCTCCGAGCGCTCGGCCGCGATCGTCAGGTGATCTGCATCACGCACCTTCCGCAGGTGGCCGCCGCAGCTGATCGGCATTTTCAAATTGAGAAGTCGTCGCGGGCTGGCGACGCACGCACCGACGTTCGCCAACTCCCCGAAAGGGAAATCGTCAACGAGCTGTGCCGGATGCTCGGCGCAGATGCCGACGACGCCGGCGCGAAAAAGCACGCGCGGGAGCTGTTGGCCGCCGCATAA
- a CDS encoding TlyA family RNA methyltransferase, with protein sequence MASNRQRVDVLLVERGYFESRNKASAAILAGDIQLKNGGRRIEKPGQMLDDDTELIVAERNRYVSRGGIKLENALAAFPAFEVKGRHGLDAGASTGGFTDCLLQRGTEHVIAVDVAYGELHWKLREDPRVTVVERKNIRELTPHELEYAPDLLVADLSFIALEKVLSALEKITAKQFDFLALVKPQFEVGKGNVGKGGVVRERDDRVDAIEAAARSAQRLGFSVQGACSSGLPGPAGNREAFLWLAESTRPGLADLRAAAEGVEPE encoded by the coding sequence ATGGCTTCAAACAGGCAACGTGTTGATGTTCTGCTGGTCGAGCGCGGCTACTTCGAGTCGCGCAACAAGGCATCGGCGGCGATCCTCGCGGGCGACATCCAGCTCAAGAATGGTGGAAGGCGGATCGAGAAGCCGGGGCAGATGCTGGACGACGACACGGAGCTGATCGTCGCCGAGCGCAATCGCTACGTGAGTCGCGGCGGGATCAAGCTCGAAAACGCCCTCGCGGCGTTTCCGGCGTTCGAGGTCAAGGGACGACACGGGCTTGACGCCGGTGCAAGCACGGGTGGATTCACGGACTGCCTGTTGCAGCGCGGCACGGAACATGTGATCGCGGTTGACGTTGCTTACGGCGAGCTGCACTGGAAGCTGCGTGAGGATCCACGCGTCACGGTTGTCGAACGCAAGAACATCCGCGAGCTGACGCCGCACGAGCTCGAGTACGCGCCGGATCTGCTTGTCGCGGATCTCTCGTTCATTGCTTTGGAAAAGGTCCTGTCGGCGCTCGAGAAGATCACGGCGAAGCAGTTCGACTTCCTCGCGCTGGTCAAGCCGCAATTTGAGGTGGGGAAGGGGAACGTCGGAAAAGGCGGGGTCGTGCGCGAACGCGATGATCGCGTCGATGCCATCGAAGCCGCCGCTCGGTCGGCCCAGCGGCTCGGCTTTTCCGTGCAGGGTGCATGCTCCTCGGGCCTGCCCGGGCCGGCCGGAAACCGCGAAGCCTTCCTTTGGCTTGCCGAATCCACCCGGCCCGGTCTCGCAGATCTACGTGCGGCGGCTGAGGGCGTTGAGCCGGAGTAG
- a CDS encoding DUF3866 family protein, with amino-acid sequence MLSLRRGTVVSIERPAAGLRGIERMVVEVDGVERAAYADVGMIGGSLVGDDVVVNTEALDLELGSGGSDVVVANLTRGLEGKGDASRHVMKLNYSPMQTGVDPVEPEVLEAPIGKPVGVFQLHGQLAPAVWAAVQERPGVKIGYVQSGGGALPGALSTTVTELRTRGMLVDHLTAAPAYGGEGEAMSTIGALHAGLTERGWDCAIVGPGPGIIGSGTALGHGGMVALDSAHAALALGCPTVLVARASNGDPRERHQGISHHTRSVLGLLLAPVTVGLGPGAPVPVELEGHRWVRAEPDLAAYAESGLPRRTMGRDLDEDTMFFEQALAGGIALARSVS; translated from the coding sequence ATGCTCAGCCTCCGGCGCGGAACGGTCGTGTCGATTGAACGGCCCGCGGCTGGTTTGCGCGGGATCGAGCGCATGGTCGTGGAGGTTGACGGCGTTGAACGCGCCGCCTACGCCGACGTCGGGATGATCGGCGGCAGCCTCGTTGGCGACGACGTCGTCGTGAACACCGAAGCGCTTGACCTCGAGCTCGGCTCTGGCGGAAGCGACGTGGTTGTCGCGAATCTCACTCGCGGGCTCGAAGGCAAGGGCGACGCCTCGCGCCACGTGATGAAACTCAACTACTCGCCGATGCAGACCGGGGTGGACCCGGTTGAGCCCGAAGTGCTTGAGGCTCCGATCGGCAAGCCGGTCGGCGTCTTCCAGCTCCACGGTCAGCTCGCGCCCGCCGTCTGGGCTGCCGTTCAGGAGCGGCCGGGAGTGAAGATTGGCTACGTCCAGTCCGGCGGCGGCGCACTGCCCGGCGCGCTATCAACCACCGTCACCGAGCTGCGCACGCGCGGGATGCTTGTCGATCACCTCACTGCCGCTCCGGCATACGGCGGCGAGGGCGAGGCGATGTCAACGATCGGCGCCCTTCATGCTGGATTGACCGAACGCGGCTGGGACTGCGCGATCGTCGGACCGGGCCCGGGCATCATCGGTTCTGGCACCGCGCTGGGTCACGGCGGAATGGTCGCGCTCGACAGCGCCCACGCGGCGCTCGCGCTTGGCTGCCCGACCGTTCTCGTCGCACGCGCCTCCAACGGCGATCCGCGGGAGCGCCATCAGGGCATCTCCCACCACACTCGATCGGTGCTCGGGCTGCTTCTTGCGCCGGTGACCGTCGGCCTTGGGCCGGGCGCGCCCGTGCCGGTCGAGCTTGAGGGTCATCGCTGGGTGCGCGCAGAGCCCGATCTCGCCGCCTACGCCGAAAGCGGCCTACCGCGACGCACGATGGGGCGCGATCTCGACGAGGACACGATGTTCTTCGAGCAGGCGTTGGCCGGCGGAATTGCCCTCGCACGTTCGGTTTCGTAA
- a CDS encoding CTP synthase, producing the protein MPNQTRDTRFIFITGGVVSSLGKGIAAAAIGRLLVARGLTVQIQKFDPYINVDPGTMSPFQHGEVFVTEDGAETDLDLGHYERFTGANTSRGSNVTTGAIYNQVIRKERRGDYLGGTVQVIPHITDEIKARIDLIAETEDVDVVITEIGGTVGDIESLPFLESIRQFQQDRGRNNCIFIHLTLVPYIAHADELKTKPTQHSVNELRRIGIQPDMLICRSEEPLPQEMRDKIALFTSVAKSSVISGENVKDIYEVPLVYRAQGVDDSILAHFGIEAGPPNLTEWEALVEHAREAQAAEPVRIALVGKYMGLQDAYLSVSEALRHGAIHHGRRMEVVWMNSEKLSHEEIEAQLQSCHGVLIPGGFGIRGVEGKIHAARVAREQGIPFLGICLGMQVAVVEFARHVAGFDGANSTEFDPETPYPVVDLLPDQKEVSDIGGTMRLGADPVKLHEGTRARELYDEAVIYERHRHRFEVNNHLRKRLEGKGLVFSGTSPDERLVEVIEVPEHPFFIASQFHPEFKSRPLRPQPLFRDFVGAAVAHEPSRTPEEAAEVLSREVDTGEIEAVDTDGSNIAASGGV; encoded by the coding sequence TTGCCCAATCAGACACGTGACACGCGCTTCATTTTCATCACCGGAGGCGTCGTTTCGTCGCTCGGAAAAGGTATCGCTGCGGCCGCCATCGGGCGCCTGCTCGTGGCCCGTGGACTGACCGTCCAGATCCAGAAGTTCGACCCGTACATCAACGTGGACCCGGGCACAATGAGCCCGTTTCAGCACGGCGAGGTCTTCGTCACTGAAGACGGCGCCGAGACCGACCTCGACCTCGGTCACTACGAGCGCTTCACCGGGGCAAACACTTCTCGCGGCAGCAATGTCACCACCGGCGCGATCTACAACCAGGTAATCCGCAAGGAACGACGCGGCGACTACCTCGGCGGCACCGTGCAGGTCATCCCGCACATCACCGACGAGATCAAGGCGCGCATCGATCTGATCGCCGAAACCGAAGATGTTGACGTCGTGATCACAGAGATCGGCGGAACGGTCGGAGACATCGAGAGCCTTCCGTTCCTTGAGTCGATCCGTCAGTTCCAGCAGGACCGCGGCCGCAACAACTGCATCTTCATCCACCTCACGCTCGTGCCATACATCGCGCACGCAGATGAGCTGAAGACCAAACCCACGCAGCACAGTGTCAATGAACTTCGCCGGATTGGTATCCAGCCCGACATGTTGATCTGCCGCTCAGAAGAGCCGCTGCCGCAAGAGATGCGCGACAAGATCGCCCTCTTCACCAGCGTGGCCAAGAGCAGCGTCATCAGTGGCGAGAACGTCAAGGACATCTACGAAGTGCCACTCGTCTACCGCGCCCAGGGCGTCGATGACTCAATTCTCGCTCACTTCGGTATTGAGGCCGGCCCGCCGAACCTCACCGAGTGGGAGGCGCTGGTCGAGCACGCGCGTGAGGCGCAGGCCGCTGAGCCGGTGCGCATCGCTCTGGTCGGCAAGTACATGGGCCTCCAAGATGCCTACCTCTCAGTTTCAGAAGCACTGCGCCACGGCGCCATCCACCACGGCCGCAGGATGGAAGTCGTGTGGATGAACTCCGAGAAGCTCTCCCATGAAGAGATCGAGGCACAGCTGCAGAGCTGCCACGGAGTGCTCATCCCCGGCGGATTCGGAATCCGCGGAGTCGAGGGCAAGATCCACGCCGCTCGCGTCGCGCGTGAACAGGGGATTCCGTTCCTCGGCATCTGCCTCGGTATGCAGGTTGCGGTCGTCGAATTCGCCCGCCACGTCGCTGGCTTTGATGGCGCCAACTCAACTGAATTTGATCCCGAGACGCCATACCCAGTCGTCGATCTTCTGCCAGACCAGAAGGAAGTCTCCGATATCGGCGGCACGATGCGCCTGGGCGCCGACCCCGTGAAGCTTCACGAGGGCACCCGCGCTCGCGAGCTCTACGACGAAGCCGTGATCTACGAGCGCCACCGTCATCGTTTCGAGGTCAACAATCACTTGCGCAAGCGGCTCGAGGGCAAGGGACTTGTCTTCAGCGGAACGTCTCCGGACGAGCGCCTCGTCGAAGTCATCGAGGTTCCCGAGCACCCATTCTTCATCGCTTCGCAGTTCCACCCGGAGTTCAAGTCACGCCCGCTGCGTCCGCAGCCGTTGTTCCGTGATTTCGTCGGAGCGGCAGTGGCTCACGAGCCCTCACGCACGCCTGAAGAGGCGGCCGAGGTCCTCTCGCGCGAAGTCGACACCGGTGAAATTGAGGCCGTTGACACCGACGGCTCGAACATCGCTGCCTCCGGTGGCGTCTAA